The nucleotide window CCGCGAAGCGTATGTTCACCTATACCATGTACAGCGTGTGCGTCCTGACACTTTCTAGGGTGGAGCATGTATTTCAGGTCCAACACCGTTCTCCAATGATCCATAATTTGATTTCTGAGCGATACGCCTGGCTTGATAGCTTGGTCCGGGAATATATTGAGATTTGCGAGGAACAAGACCGGGAGGTATCGCCCGACGTGCTCGATTGGGACATCACTACTGCCAGCAAATTAATTTCCATACATCCGAGGGACACAGCTCGTGGTGGCCACGAACTTGCGATGTTACTAACCACTTTGCCCCGGGAGAAGTTATTCGCAAGGTAGATAGACGCCTACTGATTCCTGACTTATCACGCTAACAAGAACTAGAATCCACCCTTTCCTGGAAACTAAGATTGAGAACAGCGCTTTTCTTGCCTCGTTCTTTGTCTCGGCCTATGAATACTCCCGTACTGATGATCTCGACCTTAAAGGTGCGGTTGATACAATGATCAAATATCTGTTTCCGCCATTTGCTCGCGCTTTCCATATTGTACACGAGCATACCTTTGCCTATTCCCGGAAACATACCTTGACTTTCAGCGTTAAACCGGATACGGTTGTTAAGGTGCTCCGGATAGGTAGTATTAATGACATCGATACCACGGTATTATTCGATACCCTCACGGAGTTTGCTCTAAATCTGCGAGGAAACGACATGGGTCGTGTTTTCTCCGACTTTCTGTTGCCAGTGGCAAAAGGTGTTTGTGACAACGTCATTACGTCCCGGAGCCCTTCCACCACTAAGCAACGACGATTTTTTAAACATTTTCTGAACAAATACGTGGTTGACTATGTCCAGTCTCCTCCTCTCGTGCCACCCGACTACAAGATCAAGACACATATAGACTGCCGCTGCCTTATCTGTTCTAAGCTTAAGCTAGGGAATTTCATCGAAGATCCCGCGCAAAAGGCCACGGATGTTTTCATGGCTAACTCCGACAAGAAACACTTTGATCGCTATCTTGACGACGCTTATTTCACTAAAACCCTTATCGGACCTCCTCGTTCGGGCATGCTGCGAATAGGAAAAACGGATGCGTTGATGGCAGTTTCCCACTTCTACGCATGGAACAAACGAGCTGTTGAGGCAAAGAGTCAGCTGGAACAGTTGAATCTGTATAGCTCTCTGAAAGAACTTCTGGGAAATAGTTACTATTCCTTGATGAATCACCCCAATCTTACACTTCCTGATGGGCACCCTGCAGTTATACCAGTTGAGGCTCTGGATGGTTATCCTGTGCTAGGGAGCGTAGTTCCGAGTAAGCGTCGCCAAGAGTGGTGATCTACACCTCCCCTGAATATGTTGCAAATACGGGCAGAGGGACTTTGGATCTGTTTGCTTTGTATATCTTCTTATAATACCCTATGTCATTTAATTTAATGCTATATTTCTATTACCAGATACGCAATTAATATGCGACACCCTGAACCTGCTGCATGTGCTAAGGCTTTACATACAGCCTGCGTTGACATCCCTAGTTTCCCTAGGTACAAAAACACGTCCTACTTACCATCATACATATCCCGGTAGAGATTACCACATCACCTCACCGCGCCACGGCATACTTCATCCATAGCGGATCATTAAGCAGTCTCTCCAAACATCCATCCGCCACTCCAACCAGAACCTCCATTCCTCCCTCGCGCGGATTCGGCAACACCACCTGCAACCCATTGATCACCCCGACATGCGGCGCCCGCACCGACTCAATATGTCCTCCTAATAGTGTACCCCAATCCAGATTATACAATGCAAAGTCGACCCATGATGTCAACATGCAATTGAACCCAGGCAGATCAACCAGTGACGCCGGGAATATTTTCCTAATATCGTCGAGCTGCTCAATCAAGGAAATGACGTCGTCCGTGTGCTGATCGCTCACACGGTGCAATGCCTTCCGGATCAAGACAGCTAGATCGGCCAAGTGGGCAGAAGTGAGCATCTTGCGCACGGGCATTGACACACCGATGTATTCGAGAAAACAGCCAAGCGTGTTCGGGTGGACGGGAGGATCAGTTCGTAACCGGCCATTCAGGGCGATGTTGAAGAATGATTCTTGATCCTGGTTGACATTCTCTAGGGTTTCTAGCGGCCACTGGACGGCCATTACCGTTCGCCAGAGCAACGCGGACAGGGCATCGTTCGTCGATATCCACGGCACGTCTGTTGGTTCCGATGCATTCTTGGGCGatgcttccttcttcaacgcgGCCAATGCCGCCGGAGAGAAATAGAAAACTTGAGCCCGGTGGTTCTTTGCCAGCATCTTCGGCGGCAAGCCTTCGGGTGGCTTGAACGGGAGGACGACGTATTCCGGATGGTCTTCTATTCGGCCTGGGTTACGCCCTGAGGAGCGCA belongs to Aspergillus luchuensis IFO 4308 DNA, chromosome 3, nearly complete sequence and includes:
- a CDS encoding uncharacterized protein (COG:S;~EggNog:ENOG410PNEE;~InterPro:IPR003480,IPR023213;~PFAM:PF02458;~go_function: GO:0016747 - transferase activity, transferring acyl groups other than amino-acyl groups [Evidence IEA]); protein product: MGSIAPDVPTFTPLELIGPRGYMRYVFTFPLGEHYVLDDVSRVLKAGYDGAAQRLPILACKAIPDPTARQDSVMQLQMLGPNAEETILVKDLRTQETIPSYAKLKARHFPVDAFDADTLCRRDIWPTDPGEHLPISLVQANFIRGGLILTWCILHMAGDGTSFQTWMQIWAEECRRAQGLKIIHPVVLPPAIFTDREKVMRSSGRNPGRIEDHPEYVVLPFKPPEGLPPKMLAKNHRAQVFYFSPAALAALKKEASPKNASEPTDVPWISTNDALSALLWRTVMAVQWPLETLENVNQDQESFFNIALNGRLRTDPPVHPNTLGCFLEYIGVSMPVRKMLTSAHLADLAVLIRKALHRVSDQHTDDVISLIEQLDDIRKIFPASLVDLPGFNCMLTSWVDFALYNLDWGTLLGGHIESVRAPHVGVINGLQVVLPNPREGGMEVLVGVADGCLERLLNDPLWMKYAVAR